Genomic DNA from uncultured Vibrio sp.:
ATTGTGGTTAGCGGGCGTACAAATAAGCTCGACATTGGCGTACTGTAAACTCTCCCACCAGTCGAATTCGACAATATCATCAGCACACACGCCCCACTTGATCAGGTGTTTGCCGACGCCAAGCGGAACGTAGAACGTCACGGATTTATCAGCATAAAAACGGATGCTTGAGGCCTCCAGGTGATCATAGTGATCATGTGAGATCACGATAATATCGGGGATAGGCAAACTTTCTCTCGCATGTGTGTTGGGGATATTGCGCTCAAACCACGCTTTTGCGATCAGTGGCGAAGCATAGTCAAAAACAGGATCAGTCAGAATACGAACCCCATTTACTTCCACCAGCATGGTTGAGTGGCCTAGCCAGGTTACTCGCATAGCATCACTACGATTTAAAAACTGATCTTTTACGATTGGGGAGTAAGGTAAATGTCCATTGGGACACAATGGTGCACGGCCTCCCAAATAACTCCAACAAACCTGCCAGAACGACTGATGGCTTGGCACGTTCGGCATGGCATTTTTGACTCGGCCATTTTCGAACTGGGGAGAGTGAAGAATACGATGCGCGAGTTGCGCGGTATAAGTTTGCGGCTTAATCTGTGAGGCTAATTTACGCTCACGGCTCAAAAGACTGCTCTTTAGGGTCGTTTCAGACATGTTTATTTACGTTTGCTCGACGATGCTTTTAGTTAAACGCGATTATGTGTCTGTTTCATGACCAAGTAGAGGCGTAAAATGAAGATTAGGTTTCAGTGGAAAGACATCCTTCGGGTGTGGAATCTCAAACCAAACAGTTTGTACAGGGTATACTTTAAACAAGTGGATTTGGTGTGGAAGGAGAACTGCGATGGTGACCTGCAATCAATACGATTTTATTGAAATAGCCTGTATGTTTGAGCTACCCGTTGAAATTACTCTGAAAAATGGTGAGAGCCATCAGGGAAGAGCATTTGATACCGGTTTTGATATGCAGCGACAGGAATGCTTGTTTCTTGATGTTGACGGCGAACATATTGCATTCCCGACCGAACAACTTCTCACGATGCGCGCGCTGAAGGCAAACCCACACTTCACCGAAGTCACTTTTGATTAAATCAGTCTGATTTGAAGGTGGAAGCCAAAAAAAAGGGGCAGTGCCCGAATACCGCCCCTAAAGTCATGCCAAAACTGTTAAATGCTATCCCGCATCGTAATTATTGCTAGCGGTCAAAAGACCTGAAAACTACGGATTATTTTCTAAAACTTGTAACCACCGCTGATCATAAATACCCAAGGGTTAATCTCTACGTCGGTCTTATATTTCACGCCACCCGCTTTATAGGTCGCTTCTGTTTCAATGTTTGCATACCACGCGGACGCGTTTAGGAACCATTGATCGTTGATCATGTAGTCCACACCTACATTTGCTGCTAAACCAAATGAATCATCCAGTTTCAGATCCGACAGGCCATTAGCTTTACCAGTACCATTGAAGCCTTCATCAAAGAAGACGGTGTAGTTCAGACCCGCACCAACGTATGGACGGAACTTACTTTGTGGCTCGCCAAAGTAGTACTGAACCATAAACGTTGGTGGCAGGTGTTTGGTATCAGCGATATCGCCAAGATTGCCTAAATCTGTGGAAATATCGTGACTAAACGGTGTTGCCGCCAACACTTCGAAGCTGATGTTGTCTGTAAACATGTAGCCAAATGTCAGGCCAAGCTGAGTGTTAGAATCCACCTTCAACTCTTCTGAACTACCAAGAATCTTATCGCTGCTATCATTAGGAACAACAGACGCCGCACCAACACGAAGAACGAAGTCACCTTGTTTATGAGCGAAAACACTTGGTGACACGAGCGCAGCAACCACTGCCAAACTGCAGATTGTTTTTTTCATTTTTATTTCCTTTTTTAGGGCTTCGTTTTTGTACCCAATCGAGTGTTCATCACACACTGATATATCCAATGGAAAGTCAAAGTGTTAATGAACTCAGGTATTTATATTTGCTAACTGCGCGCAATCTAGCACATAAAAACCTTACTATTTTGACGGAAATCAATTTGTAAAAAATATAGCGAATCTGTATGAGAAAACGCCAAATTGATCAACAAATTATGCAAATGATACACAACCTTGTAATGCAAAATGTGCGTGTGAGAAGCTCTTGTACACCTAAAGACTCACGCTTAAAGAAGGTCAAATCAGAGTAAATCGTTTATCATTTGATGAATGTGACTCTTTACGACCCCAGGGAATAAGATGAACCTGTTTAACGATTTACCTCATGACCTCAGTGAAGAAACATTTGAAGATTTGCTGTGTTACGAAAACCTGCGTATTGAACGC
This window encodes:
- a CDS encoding Rho-binding antiterminator; translation: MVTCNQYDFIEIACMFELPVEITLKNGESHQGRAFDTGFDMQRQECLFLDVDGEHIAFPTEQLLTMRALKANPHFTEVTFD
- the ompW gene encoding outer membrane protein OmpW; the encoded protein is MKKTICSLAVVAALVSPSVFAHKQGDFVLRVGAASVVPNDSSDKILGSSEELKVDSNTQLGLTFGYMFTDNISFEVLAATPFSHDISTDLGNLGDIADTKHLPPTFMVQYYFGEPQSKFRPYVGAGLNYTVFFDEGFNGTGKANGLSDLKLDDSFGLAANVGVDYMINDQWFLNASAWYANIETEATYKAGGVKYKTDVEINPWVFMISGGYKF
- a CDS encoding MBL fold metallo-hydrolase codes for the protein MSETTLKSSLLSRERKLASQIKPQTYTAQLAHRILHSPQFENGRVKNAMPNVPSHQSFWQVCWSYLGGRAPLCPNGHLPYSPIVKDQFLNRSDAMRVTWLGHSTMLVEVNGVRILTDPVFDYASPLIAKAWFERNIPNTHARESLPIPDIIVISHDHYDHLEASSIRFYADKSVTFYVPLGVGKHLIKWGVCADDIVEFDWWESLQYANVELICTPANHNSGRTYLDKNTTLWASWVIKGRSETLYFSGDSAYDQHFAEIAQRCGPIDIACLEVAADVKQNQGYPVENWGHMQAHHTVQAFKDLQAKKLLPVHWATYELFTHKWDEPIEDLINHCQNESITLLTPMPGESFYVQNEVRNRTWWQKEQSEECVRGIEV